The Aedes aegypti strain LVP_AGWG chromosome 1, AaegL5.0 Primary Assembly, whole genome shotgun sequence sequence cacaattgcttgtcactttccttacaggacatttatcacacaattccctccacgggaagagtggacgtctggctatttggaaagaagtatatcaaacaatatagaatattacactgatggctcccttcttgaaggtagagctggtactggtgtatattctcgtgagttAAGGCTGagtcagttttactcacttgttAGAAattgcaccgtttttcaggcggaaatatttgctcttatgtgtggagtgcaatcagcacttcagcagcgcgtaatgggtaaagtcatatacttctgttcagatagtcaggctgctataaaagctcttgcttcggccaactcaaggtcgaagcttgttatcgcatgtcgaactcaaattgaggaactgaactCTGaacagtcaactctgtaaaccttgtatgggtaccaggCCATCCATCGCTGgtaatgaattggctgatgagctatcTCGCGATGGAGCATAGCATGACTTCATCGGCCCTGagccagctattccaatttcgaagtgctgggtgaagcttcagataaattcttgggcggcaactcagcacaagcaatattggaatagtttgaaggcatgtcgtcaaacaaaattgtacattactgagccatcttcaagggtatttaacaaatctgtcaaagcagaattgcagtcttttggtcagagcgttgacaggccactgccgaatcaactatcacatggtaaatattcagcgggctgactcatttgtgtgtgatagttgtgactccgattatggaacatCGTATCACCTGACCGTAACTGTCCAGTGTTTGCGCAAATGCGAATCCAATTACTTggtttattaagtgaaactgatttcagaagcctgaatcttcaggacattctgttattcttaacccgctgtggtaatgagctatataggcgctctttacgctcatgcgttttgttgtgccctttttagggcgctgttcgaacccattgtggtatggagctaaatgctctcatttcgcttatgcgatcttccctcttcaagggatcccactcctatttcctcccatctttcccttccctttcctcacttatcgggtagatgatgaaataggctcaaatatggcgatggcacaaatctcccaactggaggggaacgtgcctttaaagccggccttctgatacctgatgctcatgctcatgctcgatAGCCCGTTAACGTCTCACAAGGCAActatattatcacaaaattatAAAAGGCACAATGatattaaagttcatttgttGTTTGGATATTGTCTACGGGCGGTTAGACTTCGCggttataaagcaaagccatgctcaaggtgtctggattcgattcccggtcggtccatgatcCTTTCGTCTGACTGTGGATGAATCTATggaatttaaatgaaaaaaaatcctgacaaGAAGTCCTTCAGTTCAAAAGCGAAAAAGGAGTGTTCGGATAAATAAGTTTTTTTCCACGACGTATAGTTACTATCACAAGATTTTGCTAAATAAATAATGTGAATTCCCTTTATTGattaaaaatgattttgtttGCCGAATGATAGCCGCTTATGTCGTCGACATAAACATAACCTGCTAATAATACAATAGGTTGGTTCACACTCAGTTCCTTGAGACGTACAGCTCTAGGTCTGAACGTTGCTAACGAAGCTTCTCAGCGAGTCTTTCAACAGCACAATTAAACAACCAATAAGTTTCCGATGGAAAGTAGGTATAGGTATGAGTAGCAAGTCTTTTTCATTTTCTAGTTTTGCCCACAGTTTCCTCTTATTTTCACGTTGCCTAGTCTACAAGTTAAGTACAAATTACACAACTTCTAGTTGTAGATGGTTCATTTACTCTACAATAAGTACCTGCTCTATACACAATGCTTTTTGGTATTTCACAAACGTAAGATCTAAAAGATAAAAACGATGCAACAAATTGAGATACTTAAACAAATTAAATACGGATGATGCTTTAcagaacacgaaaaaaaaaagctaaaacTTTAGCCCAACGAGTTTGTTCCGtactttttcaaaacttttcacTAGATTAGCATCTATTTCCTAAGTTGTGGGGTTTGGATATCCATGAGAGGTTGGACTGGATTGAAGCTATTTACATGATTACATCTCCCACGGGGACACCTGCGGCTACAGCTGAAGCTGGATGCTGCTGGAGTGAATCTGGTTCTGTCTTTTGACGCAGTGCGCGAAGTGTCGGTATACGTTTATTGGAACAACTACCACCTCCGGTAGTTTCACCGCTTCCGCCACCGTACAGCAACAATCATTTCTTGGTGAAATTGTTGCTCGATATTACGTTGTTGAGGAACGAGTGTGTGAAGGGTTTCACTCCAGTTCCCGGAGCACTGCCACTAGGGGTTGAGTTGGGAGTGATGAAAGACAGTTCCGGTAACTGTGAAATTCCTGGAATGTTATTCGCCTGTGGTGGCACGCTGCGTGCTCCACTAGGCAGCGTCATCGCTTGTGGCGTTTGGTACATATGGTTAGGATTGGTGGTGTTATAAGCAGGATATGCGTGAGCAGTAGAAAATGTTGGCACTTTTTGGTTTTGAGCAGCGATTGGGGTTGATGAGTTGCTATTAACGTTGGTTCGAGGGGCGTAATAATAGTTGTTGCTGTTCCATGAACTGAACTGAGGAGGAGGAAGCTGCGGTTGATTCCAAGAGTTAAAATTGGGCCCACTTATCCTACTAGCGCCGAAGGAGTTATTCTGGTAGTTGAAGTTGTTTTGACTAGAAGACAGATTCTGCGTTGCAGGTGTACTGTAGATGAAATCGGTCCACTCCTCTTGTTGGCTGTTGCTGTGAGCGTGACCTTTGGAATTTATTGGCGAAGATTTTTCGGTCGTAGGTTTGGAGTAGACAAAGTCAGTCCATTCGTCATCGTCTGCGGCACTTGCTGATGCAACAGGAGCATGCTTGGGGGTTGAATGATTCGAGCCACTGGGCCGAGAAACAACCTTTGGCTTTGGGAATGCAGCTTCAAACCTTGCCATTTCGTCAGGATCAATTCCTGGTTCCGGCCAGTTTATTTGAGTTACTCTGTTGGTATCGGTTGGCTGCAAAGGCTGTGCTTGCTGCGGCAAGAGAATCGAAGGACTTAACAATATTGGTGAACTGGTATTGGAACGGTTTTGCTCGCTAGATACGTTTGATAGAGGTTTATTCACAATTGGTTTTGTGGGCTCTGGCACCGATTCAGCtgcttgaaaatcactaaattcgTCGTCTAATTGGTCCAGCTCTGCCGTCGGAGAAACACCGATCACCGGTTTGGAATAGCTGCTAAACTTCTTATGAACAAAATCGAAATCATCTTTTATTCGCCTTGTATCAGatgtattcaaatcttcattgtTTGCTTTGCCAACTGATTGAAACTCGTGGAAGTCATCAAACGCTTCATTACCACCGTTTTTCGACAAACTCTTCTCTAAACTATATTCCACATCGTGATACTCTCGCACTGCAATGCTGTTGTCGAATGTACCACCAAGACGTGAATCTCCACCAATCTCACCATACACTTCTGTTCGATCGGTCGAATCCCTAGAAACTGGATTCACACACTTACTCGGCGTGTAGATATGTGTTTCTGGTAATTTTATCGTTCGAACTACACTACCACTGGATGTAACCGATGTCGCGGCCACCGGCGCTAAGATAGAAGAAGCTTCCGCTGGTGAAGAAAGTCCTAACGCAAACGAAGACGGCACTACGCCATGAGATGATACGGACACTGAGGGGCTGGTGGCTACAGGAATTGACTTTGATTGCTGGTACTGATTGCTGCTACTACTACTGCTACCGACAAACTCGAACTCGGTCTCGTTATCTTCGTTGCGGGTTTCCTCGTTGTCACCACTCGGAACGCTGTATTCGAGCGACGAGGAGCCAAGAGTTTTTGTCGTTTTCGTTGATGAGTTCGACGGTTCTTCTATAGCGAGAGAACTAGGCTCTAGAGTCGATTGCGCAGCGATTGTTGCTACTACTTCATCTGCAGTAGACGTGCCTGAGTTTTCTGCGACTTCCGTATCCAAAACTTCGCCCTCTGACCCATTCTTGTTGGACTGGAGTGCACCGCCTTCCTGGAGGATCTCTTGTACGCCtgcgatattttttttgtgtgatATTTGGGATGGAAACAAATAACATGATCAATTTATGTCGCTTTCAAAGGTATACCCGTACGCCATGAACACTTAGAAGCTAGTTAACTGAAATGTGCACATTTAGAAGGCGAAAGCATTGTAGCAAGAAGCTTTACAGTGTGGAATATCATGCATTATTCTAAAGAAATATCCCTACTCTTACTCTAGTTACTTCAAACAAATGCTATGAgatgtatttaattttattttttatttaaaaccatTCCCCAACAAGAAATTCGTCCATTATTCGTCATGTGCTACTAGGTACAAAAAATAAGCGATCTTCATTCTAAATAATgcctacaaagtgttatcccggatcatcttccgtcgtctgtctcCTCTCCGTATTCATGGCTTTGGCTTCGTGGATGGCCGATTTaaaacggaccagatctttactgtttCCGTACTTCAAAACTGACTTGGTAGCAACGCAGCACAGACCGATGAAAGATTTCAAGGAAGATAGTGTCGACCACGTTGTGATTtgtaaaatcatggacgagagcAACTTTTTCGAGGagctcacaagactgataagaCCAACGATGGAAGGAGTGCAAAATGATGTGAAGACTTCATGCGAAggttccagttcgtttgaatccctcCATGGACTACGACGAGGTGGTGGACATTCGTGTCTATTATTCAATATTGTgttagaaggtgttatgcgcaGAGCAaaattcaacatacatggaacgattttcaacagatttagtCAAATCGTTTGCTTCgcggaaaatttgaaaaaagggaCAAACTTATACACAGTTTGTAACGCAAGGCAGCAAAAATCGGACTACTAAGCAGTCTAAGCAGCGGAGGATGAAACACGATCACGCCAGCTCTATGGCATATCAGTATTTTTAGAGGGTGGCCAAATTGGAAGGATACGATGTGCAgtacatgttgcaagaatgccggacagaaaccctgcaaagatggtgttcgatTCGGATCCAGTTAGTACGAAAAACACAGCGAGCTGAGTATGCGGACCAAATGCACAGCGATTAGGCGAGCGTGGAGCAAAACTGATGGAAGATGTGACCACGAACCGTGCATGAAATAGTTGGTTCAATGTGATCTGTTCAAATgtaaactaaataaatgaaattaacctcaattcctaaaaaaaggtaaatctctgaaggaatgctGAAAGATTTTACtaattggaagaatttctgatagtaCTTCTTGAGTATTTCCTGCCGAAATCTCATGAATAATTCTAAAAAGTACTCACACTAACTGTTTGAATTCTGAAAGTAATTCATAAACGTATCCTTACAGTAACTCTTAGTAGACCATCTCACAATTTTTAGGAAAACCAACagacaaatttgccgaagattGGGGTACTTTAAATCAAATTGTGGTTAGTTGTTTTTTACCTGGAAATACCTAGGCTGTTTTTTACTCGGAAATGAACTCATTTAGAAATGGTCtgtcgaaaataaaaacaaataccaCTAATTGGAAAAATATGGATTATCTACAACATTGTTTTAAACACCGTACCGTATGATATCAATTACATTGTATGATTGTTTAATTAAAAATACACTATTTTACTACTGATATCATATATAAATACAGAAATGATTGAACAAATGAAATTCAACTGCTTGAAATCCAATTCCGAACCCAACATCATTTAATATTCTCAATACAatcccaaaaataaaataaacggcATGCAAACCTAACCGGAAGTAACAAAAGCCATGCaacgcagaaaaaaaaacgctttgaaaatTATCAATCACTATGACAAAGCCGAAAAGAAAAGGGTTATTGTGCGATAGCCACACGGTATAAACTTACTAAGATCCAAATAATCATCAAACGTTTGCAGAGTAACGGAAGCGGAACCGACGGCGGCAGCCGCATGGCCATCACAATTCATCGGAGTGCCGTTAGGGGCACATATTGTTGTCGTTATGTTCGTTAGTAGCGGTGTGTTGATTGTTGATGATGGTTGTATTGATGTGGATGGTAAATGTGTTGGTGAAAGAGACGCAATACAACAGGCAACAGCAGcaatagtagtagtagtagtagtagtcaTAGTTGTTGTGACGTTCGTAAAACAATGAGAAGTAACGTTGTGTCCAGCGTTACATTCCAGGGCCGGAGATAGTGGTTTGAGGGATAATGGCGGGTTGTTGGagcaaaacaagttcaattcGTCCAACAATGATCCACCGCCAGTTGTTCGGTTAGTTGAACCACATGTGATGTTAGCCATTGTTGTAATTGTAGTTGTAGATGTTGTCGTTATTGTCGAAGGTAATGATGGCGTAACGTTGGCGTCACATGAGGAGGAGGAGGaatcaatatttattttatcttttaGATTAGCCATCACCTCTAGCTGTTCTAGGTCCAATAATAATGTGTGTGCGTGTGATGCTGGGATATTTTTATAGTATTTTATACTcgttttaattaaaattattcaaacagATTATAGAGAAGATATGTGGATTAAAGAAATGGATGAAGAATAATGATTAAAGAAACATGATTTTATTCAATAAACATACTCGACTGGATTATTTTTCTTAACTTATCACAAACCCAACTAGCGAACAAAGCAATTAGCGTGTGTCACTCAAATTTTGTACACAGGGGGTCTAAAGGAACGATGAATTAGGTAACTATTTGAAGCCGTGGATCTTTGACATGATTATTTCGATTCTCTAGTGGGATTTGCAACTATAACGGATTAGTAAACCGAGAGTGAAAGTTTAATATCCAATAAAAAGTTACTGATAGCGCATGCATCGAGCTGTACTGTAGACACCTGTAGTAGAGAGTTTTTCTTTTCTGAAGATTAAGGAATAGGCACAGGCCGTTAATAAGGCCACTGTCGACAGTAAACCTTTGGCTCGATTATCTATCGCAAGCAAATCGACTGCTCTTAGAAGGAGAGGCACGTCCCAATCAACtcaaaaatatacatttatGGCAGTTTTCTATGATCAAGCTTGTGGTAGGTATTGCATTAAATTGCTTAGATCGGTGTTTCCCTAACTTTTTAGATTATCACCTCTTTGTGGTTTCCCCGTAGGTGTAAAAACCAAACAATCCACTTCAACAAAACCATAATATTTGTTCTATGATATCTTATCAAATACTTGTAAAACATAGTTTCATAACTATTTTTAGTGAATTCTTGTATATGCTTTTCGATATGAACCGTATAAGTGAGAAACGTCGAACGGAGAAATAAGCTAAAAATATCGATATGTTATTATGCACTTTTATTACCATATCAAATATGTTTACGATGTTTTAAAAGTACGTCGTCAATAGCACGCGTtttcagaatttgtttaaaatttgcatcactaatataaagtttttttaaaaacTCGTAATTTCAGTAATATTTGACAAGTCGGAAACATTGTTGTGTGTCCAGTTTACCAAAATAAAACACttgtttccatttgatttaTACCTTCTCAAAGCTTTGAAAGGCACCAGTTTATATAAAATATCACTGGCTGTTACGGTATGTAACAACTCTTgcagaaatatgaattttcatttGAAGAACATTGCTCACTCAAACGGAGTTGGAATCATAAGCTCTCAATTTAGCataagcattagcattagcattaagcaattcgcacgaattcgtaggtggtacagtcctaaacCGTTGTATAAGggttagagtgatgcaaattttgaaatgttggctcCTCTATGCTTAAACcatttatattatggtaaaaagcatcctcccaaagtttgaaatgattcggaagaaatttgactgtgcacaagccatttgaagtttatatggagattactatagaaaacgccaactttttgtgtccaggcctctatctcttcgacataatattttatggaaaagtgaataacctctgctcatgtgaaatcctttcagctgcaactttgctgaacaccACATATCGATAGGACTTAAGAATATATTGCTATTCTCAATCATGAACTGCGTTtgcattttacatgcttaaggctggtttgctactgacaagaaaaggaatcgcctatctcgattagagttttcaattttcccgggaattcacttcccgggaaacgggaaataaaatggtcatttcccgggaattcccgggatcccgggaaattcttaaaaatgtgAGAAATAAGctaatttaatgttttttctaattatttatatttcatattttagacCATTGCATTTGTACGGTTATTTCTCTCCTGtgtgagtaatttatttttgtttttcaaaaaaatctgttgGCTTAGTTTTTTTaggcttgaaaaaagtttataaaattaaGCAAAAGTTCATGTGGAGGTCATTCTAGACAAATCGTAGGAAGTCCAAttaatagagtaaggtggggcaaaagttcgaccttagtggtataatcaaagtttccaggaaaacaatagcagttaaaacaaaacaaataccatgcagtgaaccttcaacatattggctataattttgctgaacaaacttgtgtcaaaatatttacccatttttatttataactgtttcaaaattgattgtcttattcgaacttttgccccaccggtggggcaagagttcgaatctagtgtggggcaaaagttcgctggctaaaacacaaaatatcgatccttttatgacaggcatactttacaccagccgtaaactgaggttgacgaaaaatacacactaaattttcatcgaaaaattgcccaaaaccgggttaattgtaatatactcaaaaatagcagtttttcgcaaaactaagtggaaatgtaaaattttggtaactgttttcacacgatcagacaaatttaactaaatttgaagacaatgtgtatattttaggcaatttgcaaatttttccgtgattttatacatgggtcgaacttttgccccgctggttcgaacttttgccccactatgagccaaaattttttttcaagcatttatgcaaaaactaatacacctcaaagcaaccctatgataggcctagaaacgcccttacataaaatattgaaaaagattttatcttcaattggttccatgcaacgaaagtttgaccaaaaattacaatattgacgtcgaaaaacaacaaagagccataacttttccaaatctcaatcgatttttatgatatttggattgaaagtccctcacttgaatagcattcaaaccaccatgacatttataagatttgttatgaattgagctagaaatcttaaaaagaaactcttaccccactcgaacttttgccccactttactctatttgccaacatttaaggtgaagattaagtgaagccaaacctcaaattttcaagagcacaaatctggagaaccaaacatccgtttatgctgaaaacttaatcgattggtaacTAACTGACGGTGATCAATCGTTTGAATTTTTTATagtaaatgaaaacccgaatttattactataccctttaattccactatagtttgtatcctttgacagatacgcatatttcgacctcaactgtaaggccgtcctTAGTGTCGTGTACTATTACTGTACTACatttagtacacgacactgaggacggccttacagttgaggtagaaatggtctaatccaccggtgtactaaatttactcggtctgagaattgtgacacttgagcggggcacgctcccgtatgatccccacgtgagctggacccgctctagtgccAAAATTCTATGACCGAgtcagtttagtacaccagtggataagacctatggtctgtcaaaggatacaaacactaatggaattaaatggtatagtactgaattcggttttTTATTTACTTAAAGGTATTGCACTAaatagctcgaagatttattatcatgagTTTTGTGCTCGAAAACTTGAAGTatgacttcgatgcatcttcatttcaaaaatgctttcaaacaATAGAATGAAAACCaactaaattgaaaacattaaaacTGAAAACCATGAATGAACAATAGCCCTGCTAAATCATGAAATAGATCTCTtgaaaggggccttccttagacgagtggttagagtcctcggctacaaagcaaagccatgctgaaaatgtcttttcgtaatagaaattttcttgacttccctgggcataaagtatcatcgtacctgccacacgatatacgaatgcgaaaatggcaactttggcaaagaaagctctcagttaataactgtggaagtgcccataagaacaATAATccgagtagcaggctctgtcccagtgaggacgttatgccaagaagaagatctcttgaaaattcctttatattgtattgcatatgaagtttcttgaaaaaaaaaatcgtcaaaaatatatgcatttttcaaaaagtgttTGATTGCGGAAAACAGCCAATGAACATCAAAATGATTTGAAAAGTAATTTGTACGATGGTTTATATTTGAATGTAGATGGTCAAGTCTTTATTAAAATAAAGCTTCCTGGGAAATGCGGATATCTCGGGAAATACGGGAGTCCCGGGAaactgaaaatcatttcccgggaaacgggaatcccgggaaatctcattttccgggaaatgttcccgggattgaaaactctaatctcgatgcgtggaaaatttcttccaagaaatggtcaagaaaatctaatttttctgatcgcagtacgctgttgagaagaaatgtcacttcaaagggggctctctgtaggaaatttcttgacccattcagtcaaggaattt is a genomic window containing:
- the LOC5573382 gene encoding probable GPI-anchored adhesin-like protein PGA55 isoform X2, whose amino-acid sequence is MSSQIPPLVCHSPPPMDFDDEEEDEVDLPDPEDDFDDFNTVPATEGSEDLPTPVPPPLPDFDSPVRRVRKSPSVEGTPIKGKVIPDSIPQAVLEKVTSVESELARNESPPSLILSQNNFSENEVPSDDEFQDFAFHPPQGQEESGIVGTEDNISLPSLHLDTEVSKSATPVQLSENEISERDSSPQELEPEESNPEPVPDPAITPIAVEDSGNRFDDNTENDFTDFTTASNERSAVLEVPTANDVSFDDDFAHLESTPSADSNFVSQSKADFATFDADFSKFDSFPASFPAATATYDDPSGSAPKDTAVAAKEEQELPEAEAREEEGFEGDDFDDFQEFATFPAESASATKSTDTNQTSQVASVDDGDDDDDFGDFSDFKQTEVTAPVVAAVAPVAPTSRSTLFKPESILAIISGMFPSCATEDNEDDTGQVQWTNLLQRNKVHNELNDMDATLALSYQYSNSESNKSLIRALGIDSRNILFGPKWNSSMPRFAANLSFSPLEPMKPVSSSSANSSSSSTVTTSSSSTGGKQDVPSNRQHPSHSQNHVAFGLDPLQSPLAAPLVLPGNVPAAQFDWHSSGLVNPLEGVQEILQEGGALQSNKNGSEGEVLDTEVAENSGTSTADEVVATIAAQSTLEPSSLAIEEPSNSSTKTTKTLGSSSLEYSVPSGDNEETRNEDNETEFEFVGSSSSSSNQYQQSKSIPVATSPSVSVSSHGVVPSSFALGLSSPAEASSILAPVAATSVTSSGSVVRTIKLPETHIYTPSKCVNPVSRDSTDRTEVYGEIGGDSRLGGTFDNSIAVREYHDVEYSLEKSLSKNGGNEAFDDFHEFQSVGKANNEDLNTSDTRRIKDDFDFVHKKFSSYSKPVIGVSPTAELDQLDDEFSDFQAAESVPEPTKPIVNKPLSNVSSEQNRSNTSSPILLSPSILLPQQAQPLQPTDTNRVTQINWPEPGIDPDEMARFEAAFPKPKVVSRPSGSNHSTPKHAPVASASAADDDEWTDFVYSKPTTEKSSPINSKGHAHSNSQQEEWTDFIYSTPATQNLSSSQNNFNYQNNSFGASRISGPNFNSWNQPQLPPPQFSSWNSNNYYYAPRTNVNSNSSTPIAAQNQKVPTFSTAHAYPAYNTTNPNHMYQTPQAMTLPSGARSVPPQANNIPGISQLPELSFITPNSTPSGSAPGTGVKPFTHSFLNNVISSNNFTKK
- the LOC5573382 gene encoding mucin-5AC isoform X1, with the protein product MSSQIPPLVCHSPPPMDFDDEEEDEVDLPDPEDDFDDFNTVPATEGSEDLPTPVPPPLPDFDSPVRRVRKSPSVEGTPIKGKVIPDSIPQAVLEKVTSVESELARNESPPSLILSQNNFSENEVPSDDEFQDFAFHPPQGQEESGIVGTEDNISLPSLHLDTEVSKSATPVQLSENEISERDSSPQELEPEESNPEPVPDPAITPIAVEDSGNRFDDNTENDFTDFTTASNERSAVLEVPTANDVSFDDDFAHLESTPSADSNFVSQSKADFATFDADFSKFDSFPASFPAATATYDDPSGSAPKDTAVAAKEEQELPEAEAREEEGFEGDDFDDFQEFATFPAESASATKSTDTNQTSQVASVDDGDDDDDFGDFSDFKQTEVTAPVVAAVAPVAPTSRSTLFKPESILAIISGMFPSCATEDNEDDTGQVQWTNLLQRNKVHNELNDMDATLALSYQYSNSESNKSLIRALGIDSRNILFGPKWNSSMPRFAANLSFSPLEPMKPVSSSSANSSSSSTVTTSSSSTGGKQDVPSNRQHPSHSQNHVAFGLDPLQSPLAAPLVLPGNVPAAQFDWHSSGLVNPLEASHAHTLLLDLEQLEVMANLKDKINIDSSSSSCDANVTPSLPSTITTTSTTTITTMANITCGSTNRTTGGGSLLDELNLFCSNNPPLSLKPLSPALECNAGHNVTSHCFTNVTTTMTTTTTTTIAAVACCIASLSPTHLPSTSIQPSSTINTPLLTNITTTICAPNGTPMNCDGHAAAAVGSASVTLQTFDDYLDLSVQEILQEGGALQSNKNGSEGEVLDTEVAENSGTSTADEVVATIAAQSTLEPSSLAIEEPSNSSTKTTKTLGSSSLEYSVPSGDNEETRNEDNETEFEFVGSSSSSSNQYQQSKSIPVATSPSVSVSSHGVVPSSFALGLSSPAEASSILAPVAATSVTSSGSVVRTIKLPETHIYTPSKCVNPVSRDSTDRTEVYGEIGGDSRLGGTFDNSIAVREYHDVEYSLEKSLSKNGGNEAFDDFHEFQSVGKANNEDLNTSDTRRIKDDFDFVHKKFSSYSKPVIGVSPTAELDQLDDEFSDFQAAESVPEPTKPIVNKPLSNVSSEQNRSNTSSPILLSPSILLPQQAQPLQPTDTNRVTQINWPEPGIDPDEMARFEAAFPKPKVVSRPSGSNHSTPKHAPVASASAADDDEWTDFVYSKPTTEKSSPINSKGHAHSNSQQEEWTDFIYSTPATQNLSSSQNNFNYQNNSFGASRISGPNFNSWNQPQLPPPQFSSWNSNNYYYAPRTNVNSNSSTPIAAQNQKVPTFSTAHAYPAYNTTNPNHMYQTPQAMTLPSGARSVPPQANNIPGISQLPELSFITPNSTPSGSAPGTGVKPFTHSFLNNVISSNNFTKK